A single Melopsittacus undulatus isolate bMelUnd1 chromosome 11, bMelUnd1.mat.Z, whole genome shotgun sequence DNA region contains:
- the USP36 gene encoding ubiquitin carboxyl-terminal hydrolase 36: MGTEPGGVPRSLACLSPQPEPQGLTMPVTERLREMMKRARREVSGNGSMTQLLAGSAKKVLLQKIEFEPARRSFSEQLQRLRGKYVRLNSPAKAAGTQCGPKEEQQVKRESSDAPAGPGDRIPAPQKVLFPMERLSMEWEKMYRIGAGLCNLGNTCFLNSTVQCLTYTPPLANYLLSKEHRCTRDQGSFCMICIMQNHVAQAFANSGSVIKPVAFVRDLKKIAGHMRFGQQEDAHEFLRYTIDAMQKSCLSGCTRLDCETQATTLVHQIFGGYLRSRVKCAACKRISDKYEPFLDLALEIWQARNLREALELFVKPDLLGGENSYLCTGCNNKVSATKRFSIHRASNVLTISLKRFFSGGQKITKAVPYPEFLNIRPYMSENKGDPVMYGLYAVLVHSGYSCHAGHYYCYVKASNGQWYQMNDSMVRCSNVKVVLNQEAYLLFYVRLSSPEKSLDSPIATAVLKLTGSKGTVSKEAKRIVSHRPLFPSLGRSVQPEKRGPGPEVGVPVDRSTWSTGPELQNGPTPVKLPITSLPAAAAFKATCMGTALPSAAVQSPEPPRSKSPLGSSSTSGTSSAKADHPQQSSWQERMPPARATSPLLLGLTQQPRSTGHRARDSGKDLGSSNAASPAPAAVGKLGTVSQEAGSRTSSSSTSQEMDCGTDIPSVEPAAPTTIRRRKVKSAWSASAAVGQSSSTSPSPPKQLVLPARKSPQGRKLHRSAHHTWPRVQVAGSSFSPNSSCPSSTLLPLGMHSREESSPVTTGSFAKKRQHEAGSSLGAPALEEEVCVPPHKKKKKGLSTAEASESVEGPEAAGPSRVGEALGSQAPERWLPSSLRAHPDREPTCASRREKKRRVQESCSVAAVEPRKAKKHRTEADMARHHKHKWRGSASSQATGEPAAEVVCAAGQRAASAAEEPYNIQEEDQLLCRQVEGRRFTPSSSLPRTGSLAADTGAGHSHCPAQRPAHDRGAGKAPTTQLEPTVVEQLLVDSLDKAYGKQVLTWNGGVSAVSWDAIQSAASARRKTIIDEWDEEFDRGKVKKVKKRRREQRHHNPFQWLQRQRSFWAVTHPAKAASLRHRL; the protein is encoded by the exons ATGGGAACGGAACCGGGCGGTGTCCCCCGCTCACTTGCCTGCCTCTCGCCGCAGCCGGAACCACAGGGCCTCACCATGCCGGTCACGGAGAGGCTGCGGGAGATGATGAAGCGAGCCCGGCGGGAAGTGAGCGGGAACGGGAGCATGACCCAGCTGCTGGCCGGCTCTGCCAAGaaggtgctgctgcagaagatCGAGTTCGAACCCGCCCGCCGGAGCTTCTCCgagcagctgcagaggctgcGGGGCAAGTACGTGCGGCTCAACTCCCCAGCCAAGGCTGCCGGAACCCAGTGTGGCCCCAAGGAGGAGCAGCAGGTCAAGCGGG AGAGCAGCGATGCCCCAGCGGGCCCAGGGGACAGGATCCCTGCTCCCCAGAAGGTGCTCTTCCCCATGGAGCGCCTGTCCATGGAATGGGAGAAGATGTACCGAATTGGTGCAGGACTGTGTAACCTCGGGAACACATGTTTCCTGAACTCCACCGTGCAGTGCCTCACGTACACCCCACCACTCGCTAACTACCTGCTTTCCAAGGAGCACCGCTGCACCC GTGACCAAGGCAGCTTCTGTATGATATGTATCATGCAGAACCACGTGGCTCAGGCTTTTGCCAACAGTGGGAGTGTGATAAAGCCGGTGGCCTTTGTCCGAGACCTCAAAA AGATCGCTGGGCACATGCGCTTTGGTCAGCAGGAGGACGCACATGAATTCCTGCGTTACACCATTGATGCTATGCAGAAGTCCTGCCTGAGTGGCTGCACCAG GTTGGATTGTGAGACCCAGGCAACGACACTGGTCCACCAGATCTTTGGCGGCTACCTGCGATCCCGTG TGAAGTGTGCTGCATGCAAGAGAATCTCGGACAAGTACGAGCCTTTCCTGGACCTGGCACTGGAGATCTGG CAAGCCCGAAACCTACGGGAGGCACTGGAGCTGTTTGTTAAGCCTGACCTGCTGGGTGGGGAGAACTCCTACCTGTGCACAGG ATGCAACAACAAAGTGTCGGCAACAAAACGCTTCAGCATCCACCGAGCCTCCAACGTTCTCACCATCTCACTGAAGCGGTTCTTCAGTGGTGGACAGAAGATCACCAAG GCCGTGCCGTACCCTGAGTTCCTCAACATCCGCCCGTACATGTCGGAGAACAAGGGGGATCCTGTAATGTATGGACTCTATGCAGTGCTGGTACACTCTGGGTACAGTTGCCATGCCGGGCACTACTACTGCTATGTGAAG GCAAGCAATGGGCAATGGTATCAGATGAATGATAGTATGGTGCGCTGCAGCAATGTCAAAGTGGTCCTCAACCAGGAGGCTTACCTGCTGTTCTATGTGAG ACTCTCCAGCCCAGAGAAGAGCTTGGACAGTCCCATTGCCACAGCTGTCTTGAAGCTGACTGGCTCCAAGGGCACCGTCTCCAAAGAGGCAAAGAGAATTGTGAGCCACAGGCCCCTGTTCCCATCACTG GGACGCAGTGTGCAGCCAGAGAAGAGGGGGCCAGGGCCGGAGGTCGGGGTGCCTGTGGACCGCAGCACATGGAGTACGGGACCAGAGCTACAGAACGGCCCCACCCCAGTGAAGCTGCCCATTACATCGctgccagctgcagcagccttcAAAGCCACCTGCATGGGCACAGCgctgcccagtgctgcagtcCAGAGCCCAGAGCCTCCTAGGTCCAAGTCACCCCTcggctccagcagcaccagtggaACAAGCTCAGCTAAAGCAGATCATCCTCAGCAGAGCTCCTGGCAGGAAAGGATGCCACCTGCTCGGGCCacatccccactgctgctgggcCTCACCCAGCAGCCCAGGAGCACTGGGCACAGAGCCCGTGACTCAGGGAAGGACTTGGGAAGCAGCAATGCTGCCAGCCCAGCGCCTGCTGCAGTGGGGAAGCTGGGCACAGTTTCTCAGGAGGCTGGGAGCAgaaccagcagctccagcacctctcAGGAGATGGACTGTGGCACCGACATCCCCAGTGTGGAGCCAGCTGCTCCCACAACCATCAGGCGCAGGAAGGTGAAATCTGCCTGGTcagccagtgctgctgtggggcagagcagcagcacatcacCATCACCGCCCaagcagctggtgctgcctgcCAGAAAG TCCCCGCAGGGCAGGAAGCTGCACAGGAGTGCCCACCACACGTGGCCTCGCGTGCAAGTCGCTGGCAGCAGCTTCTCACCGAAcagcagctgccccagctccacTCTGCTGCCTTTGGGCATGCACAG cagggaggagtCCAGCCCGGTCACCACTGGCTCCTTCGCAAAGAAGAGGCAGCAcgaggcaggcagcagccttGGTGCTCCAGCACTCGAGGAGGAGGTCTGTGTCCCTCCTcacaagaagaagaagaagggacTTTCCACTGCAGAGGCCTCGGAGTCCGTGGAGGGGCCGGAGGCAGCAGGTCCCAGCCGTGTTGGGGAGGCACTGGGCTCGCAGGCCCCGGAGCGCTGGCTCCCGTCATCCCTCCGTGCCCACCCAGACCGGGAGCCCACCTGTGCCTcaaggagggaaaagaagaggaGGGTGCAGGAGAG ctgcagtgtggctgCCGTGGAGCCcaggaaagcaaagaagcaTCGAACAGAGGCTGACATGGCCAGGCACCACAAGCACAAGTGGAGGGGAAGTGCCAGCAGTCAGGCCACAGGGGAGCCGGCTGCTGAAGTCGTCTGTGCTGCAG GCCAGcgtgctgcttctgcagcagaggagcCTTACAATATCCAGGAAGAGGATCAGCTCCTCTGCAGACAGGTGGAGGGGCGAAGATTTAcccccagctcctccctgcccaggacAGGCTCCT TGGCAGCAGACACTGGGGCTGGGCACAGTCACTGTCCTGCCCAAAGGCCTGCACATGACCGTGGGGCTGGCAAAGCACCAACGACCCAGCTGGAGCCCACAGTGGTGGAGCAGCTGCTTGTTGACTCCTTGGACAAAGCTTACGGCAAACAAG TCTTGACCTGGAATGGCGGCGTCTCGGCCGTCAGTTGGGATGCCATTCAGTCTGCAGCCTCAGCCCGCAGGAAGACCATCATCGATGAGTGGGATGAGGAGTTTGACAGAGGGAAG GTGAAGAAGGTTAAAAAGcggaggagggagcagagacaccACAACCCCTTCCAGTGGCTGCAGCGCCAGCGCAGCTTCTGGGCAGTGACACATCCGGCCAAGGCAGCGAGCCTGCGCCACCGGCTCTGA